DNA sequence from the Verrucomicrobiota bacterium genome:
GGGATCCAGGAACTTCACCGTCTTGTCCGCCCATATATTTGCGCCATTGTTGTTCGCCGCCCACGCCTCGGTCAGCGTGTCCAGCATCCGGTTCGCGAACTCGGGCGGCGTGAACACCTCATCATTGGAGAGATTCGCGATGCACGTCAATACATCCGGGTTGCGGCCGCGCAGGGTGAATGACGCTTGTTCATTCATGGTTTCTCGTCTCCTGCCTGCCGTGGCCAATTAAGCCCGAACTCCGAAGTTGCAGGCCAAAGGCCTGACCCATGCCAGCCCAGGGCAACGCCCTGGGAACCGGGACAAACAAAATCCACCAGCCCTGAAGGGGCGGCCCAACGCGCCGTTCAATCCCACACATACCGTTCATCGAACACCACGCCGTGGCGTTCCAAAAACGCACGGTATTCCTCCTGGAACGATTTGCGCCGGTGGTGTTCCGGCTGGCGGGCGATGTAATCGCGGACGGATGGCACGTTGGATTCGCTGACGGCAAACGCCCCGTAACCCGCCTGCCACGCGAAAGAACCCAATTCCATTCCCTGCGTTTTAATCCATTTGGAAGAGGTTTTTTTGACCTCTTCCACCGCCTGGCTGACCGAGACCGTGCGGGCAAGTTCAAAAAGGATGTGGACATGATCGGCCACGGAGTTGATAAGCACGGGCGCGCAGCCAAGGTTTTGGAGCACGGCCATGTAGGCGTGCAGGGAATCACGAACGGCGTCAGTGATGAGGCGCTCGCGATGTTTGGTGCTGAAGATGAGATGGACGTGGAGACGCGCGAGGGATTGAGGCATGGGTTGGGCCGCCCTTTCAGGGCTGGTTTGG
Encoded proteins:
- the tnpA gene encoding IS200/IS605 family transposase, with the translated sequence MPQSLARLHVHLIFSTKHRERLITDAVRDSLHAYMAVLQNLGCAPVLINSVADHVHILFELARTVSVSQAVEEVKKTSSKWIKTQGMELGSFAWQAGYGAFAVSESNVPSVRDYIARQPEHHRRKSFQEEYRAFLERHGVVFDERYVWD